One part of the Sciurus carolinensis chromosome 6, mSciCar1.2, whole genome shotgun sequence genome encodes these proteins:
- the Zfp62 gene encoding zinc finger protein 62 homolog isoform X3, with protein MEGLHKNLMQESVGETHDWDSKVENQLEKPDWKRMKEDKSGIREKIDKTKNMTNIKTEHDEASEKNLMSSKRVSHQTVPIEQKSSDSKCVENLNGNSHVSLQQNTSAVKKSHKCDECGKSFKYNSRLVQHKIMHTGEKRYECDDCGGTFRSSSSLRVHKRIHTGEKPYKCDECGKAYMSYSSLINHKSTHSGEKNCKCDECGKSFNYSSVLDQHKRIHTGEKPYECGECGKAFRNSSGLRVHKRIHTGEKPYECDICGKTFSNSSGLRVHKRIHTGEKPYECDECGKAFITCRTLLNHKSIHFGDKPYKCDECEKSFNYSSLLIQHKVIHTGEKPYECDECGKAFRNSSGLIVHKRIHTGEKPYKCDVCGKAFSYSSGLAVHKSIHPGKKAHECKECGKSFSYNSLLLQHKTIHTGERPYVCDVCGKTFRNNSGLKVHRRLHTGEKPYKCDVCGKAYISRSSLKNHKGIHLGEKPYKCSYCEKSFNYSSALEQHKRIHTREKPFGCDECGKAFRNNSGLKVHKRIHTGERPYKCEECGKAYISLSSLINHKSVHPGEKPFKCDECEKAFITYRTLMNHKKIHLGEKPYKCDVCEKSFNYTSLLSQHKRVHTREKPYECDRCEKVFRNNSSLKVHKRIHTGEKPYECDVCGKAYISHSSLINHKSTHPGKTPYTCDECGKAFFSSRTLISHKRVHLGEKPFKCVECGKSFSYSSLLSQHKRIHTGEKPYVCDRCGKAFRNSSGLTVHRRIHTGEKPYECDQCGKAYISHSSLINHKSVHRGKQPYNCECGKSFNYRSVLDQHKRIHTGKKPFRCNECGKAFNIRSNLTKHKRIHTGEETLSVINVESHSSTSQKITYEGGNALDGTRMRMPLWEAELTKSQRTQMEEKPYECKNF; from the coding sequence ATGGAAGGTCTTCACAAGAATCTTATGCAGGAATCTGTTGGTGAAACTCATGATTGGGATAGCAAGGTAGAGAATCAGTTGGAAAAACCTGAttggaaaagaatgaaggaagacaaAAGTGGCATCAGGGAGAAGATTGACAAAACCAAGAACAtgacaaatataaaaacagaacacGATGAGGCATCTGAGAAAAACTTAATGAGCTCAAAACGTGTTTCACATCAGACTGTCCCTATAGAACAGAAAAGCAGTGATAGCAAATGTGTTGAGAACCTTAATGGAAACTCTCATGTGAGCCTACAGCAGAATACCAGTGCTGTTAAGAAATCACATAAATGTGATGAGTGTGGGAAATCCTTTAAATATAATTCCCGCCTTGTTCAACATAAAATTATGCACACAGGGGAAAAGCGCTATGAGTGTGATGATTGTGGAGGAACTTTCCGGAGCAGCTCTAGCCTTCGAGTCCACAAACGGATCCATACTGGGGAGAAGCCGTATAAGTGTGATGAGTGTGGAAAAGCCTACATGTCCTATTCCAGCCTTATAAACCACAAAAGTACCCATTCTGGGGAGAAGAACTGTAAGTGTGATGAATGTGGAAAATCCTTTAATTACAGCTCTGTTTTGGACCAGCATAAAAGGATtcacactggggagaagccctatgaatgtggtgagtgtgggaaggccttcagaAACAGTTCTGGTCTCAGAGTCCACAAAAGGATCCACACAGgcgagaagccctatgaatgtgacatctgtgggaaaaccttcagTAACAGCTCTGGACTGAGGGTCCACAAAAGAATCCATACAGGCGAGAAACCTTATGAATGTGAtgagtgtgggaaggccttcatTACTTGCAGAACACTCCTAAACCATAAAAGCATCCACTTTGGAGATAAACCCTACAAATGTGATGAGTGtgaaaaatcttttaattataGTTCTCTCCTTATTCAACATAAAGTcatccacactggagagaaaccttatgaaTGTGATGAATGTGGAAAGGCCTTCAGGAACAGCTCAGGCCTTATAGTTCATAAAAGGATCCACACAGGAGAAAAACCTTACAAGTGTGATGTCTGTGGCAAAGCATTCAGCTATAGCTCTGGCCTTGCAGTTCATAAAAGCATTCACCCTGGGAAAAAAGCCCATGAATGTAAGGAGTGTGGCAAGTCCTTTAGTTATAACTCACTTCTTCTTCAACATAAGActattcatactggagagagacCTTATGTATGTGATGTGTGTGGGAAAACTTTCAGAAACAATTCAGGCCTCAAGGTCCACAGGCGgcttcatactggagaaaaaccgTATAAGTGTGATGTGTGTGGGAAAGCTTATATCTCACGCTCTAGCcttaaaaatcacaaaggaaTTCATCTAGGGGAGAAACCTTATAAATGTAGCTATTGTGAGAAATCCTTCAACTATAGCTCTGCCCTTGAACAGCATAAAAGGATTCATACAAGGGAGAAGCCCTTTGGGTGTGATGAGTGTGGCAAAGCCTTCAGAAACAATTCAGGTCTTAAAGTACACAAACGAATCCACACTGGGGAGAGACCTtataaatgtgaagaatgtgggaaagcctacATCTCACTCTCAAGCCTTATAAATCATAAAAGTGTACACCCTGGGGAAAAGCCCTTTAAGTGTGATGAGTGTGAGAAAGCCTTCATCACATACCGAACCCTCATGAACCACAAAAAAATTCATCTTGGGGAGAAACCCTATAAATGTGATGTATGTGAGAAATCTTTTAATTACACCTCACTCCTTTCTCAACACAAAAGAGTCCACACTAGAGAGAAACCTTATGAATGTGACAGGTGTGAAAAGGTCTTCAGAAACAACTCAAGCCTTAAAGTTCATAAAAGAATACATACTggggagaaaccctatgaatgtgaTGTGTGTGGAAAAGCCTACATCTCACATTCAAGCCTTATTAACCATAAAAGTACCCATCCTGGTAAGACCCCCTATACATGTGATGAATGTGGAAAAGCTTTTTTCTCAAGCAGAACACTTATAAGCCATAAAAGAGTCCATCTTGGGGAGAAACCCTTCAAATGTGTCGAGTGTGGAAAATCTTTCAGTTACAGCTCACTCCTTTCTCAACATAAGAGGATCCACACAGGGGAGAAACCCTATGTGTGTGATAGGTGTGGGAAGGCATTCAGGAACAGCTCAGGCCTCACGGTGCATAGAAGGATCCACACAggtgagaaaccctatgaatgtgaTCAATGTGGAAAGGCATATATCTCACATTCAAGTCTTATCAACCATAAAAGTGTCCACCGGGGGAAGCAGCCCTATAATTGTGAGTGTGGCAAATCCTTTAATTATAGATCAGTCCTTGACCAACACAAAAGGATCCACACTGGAAAGAAGCCATTCCGATGTAATGAGTGTGGGAAGGCATTTAATATCAGATCAAATCTCACCAAGCATaaaagaattcatactggagaggaAACTTTAAGTGTGATAAATGTGGAAAGTCACAGTAGCACATCCCAGAAGATAACCTACGAGGGAGGGAATGCTCTGGATGGGACCAGGATGAGGATGCCTCTGTGGGAGGCAGAGCTTACCAAGTCTCAAAGAACTCAAATGGAAGAAAAACCTTATGAATGTAAGAATTTCTGA
- the Zfp62 gene encoding zinc finger protein 62 homolog isoform X2 has protein sequence MSHLKTGTEDEESTEKYENIENTESKWPKMEGLHKNLMQESVGETHDWDSKVENQLEKPDWKRMKEDKSGIREKIDKTKNMTNIKTEHDEASEKNLMSSKRVSHQTVPIEQKSSDSKCVENLNGNSHVSLQQNTSAVKKSHKCDECGKSFKYNSRLVQHKIMHTGEKRYECDDCGGTFRSSSSLRVHKRIHTGEKPYKCDECGKAYMSYSSLINHKSTHSGEKNCKCDECGKSFNYSSVLDQHKRIHTGEKPYECGECGKAFRNSSGLRVHKRIHTGEKPYECDICGKTFSNSSGLRVHKRIHTGEKPYECDECGKAFITCRTLLNHKSIHFGDKPYKCDECEKSFNYSSLLIQHKVIHTGEKPYECDECGKAFRNSSGLIVHKRIHTGEKPYKCDVCGKAFSYSSGLAVHKSIHPGKKAHECKECGKSFSYNSLLLQHKTIHTGERPYVCDVCGKTFRNNSGLKVHRRLHTGEKPYKCDVCGKAYISRSSLKNHKGIHLGEKPYKCSYCEKSFNYSSALEQHKRIHTREKPFGCDECGKAFRNNSGLKVHKRIHTGERPYKCEECGKAYISLSSLINHKSVHPGEKPFKCDECEKAFITYRTLMNHKKIHLGEKPYKCDVCEKSFNYTSLLSQHKRVHTREKPYECDRCEKVFRNNSSLKVHKRIHTGEKPYECDVCGKAYISHSSLINHKSTHPGKTPYTCDECGKAFFSSRTLISHKRVHLGEKPFKCVECGKSFSYSSLLSQHKRIHTGEKPYVCDRCGKAFRNSSGLTVHRRIHTGEKPYECDQCGKAYISHSSLINHKSVHRGKQPYNCECGKSFNYRSVLDQHKRIHTGKKPFRCNECGKAFNIRSNLTKHKRIHTGEETLSVINVESHSSTSQKITYEGGNALDGTRMRMPLWEAELTKSQRTQMEEKPYECKNF, from the exons A TGTCACATTTGAAGACGGGCACTGAGGATGAGGAATCaactgaaaaatatgaaaatattgaaaatacagAATCTAAGTGGCCAAAAATGGAAGGTCTTCACAAGAATCTTATGCAGGAATCTGTTGGTGAAACTCATGATTGGGATAGCAAGGTAGAGAATCAGTTGGAAAAACCTGAttggaaaagaatgaaggaagacaaAAGTGGCATCAGGGAGAAGATTGACAAAACCAAGAACAtgacaaatataaaaacagaacacGATGAGGCATCTGAGAAAAACTTAATGAGCTCAAAACGTGTTTCACATCAGACTGTCCCTATAGAACAGAAAAGCAGTGATAGCAAATGTGTTGAGAACCTTAATGGAAACTCTCATGTGAGCCTACAGCAGAATACCAGTGCTGTTAAGAAATCACATAAATGTGATGAGTGTGGGAAATCCTTTAAATATAATTCCCGCCTTGTTCAACATAAAATTATGCACACAGGGGAAAAGCGCTATGAGTGTGATGATTGTGGAGGAACTTTCCGGAGCAGCTCTAGCCTTCGAGTCCACAAACGGATCCATACTGGGGAGAAGCCGTATAAGTGTGATGAGTGTGGAAAAGCCTACATGTCCTATTCCAGCCTTATAAACCACAAAAGTACCCATTCTGGGGAGAAGAACTGTAAGTGTGATGAATGTGGAAAATCCTTTAATTACAGCTCTGTTTTGGACCAGCATAAAAGGATtcacactggggagaagccctatgaatgtggtgagtgtgggaaggccttcagaAACAGTTCTGGTCTCAGAGTCCACAAAAGGATCCACACAGgcgagaagccctatgaatgtgacatctgtgggaaaaccttcagTAACAGCTCTGGACTGAGGGTCCACAAAAGAATCCATACAGGCGAGAAACCTTATGAATGTGAtgagtgtgggaaggccttcatTACTTGCAGAACACTCCTAAACCATAAAAGCATCCACTTTGGAGATAAACCCTACAAATGTGATGAGTGtgaaaaatcttttaattataGTTCTCTCCTTATTCAACATAAAGTcatccacactggagagaaaccttatgaaTGTGATGAATGTGGAAAGGCCTTCAGGAACAGCTCAGGCCTTATAGTTCATAAAAGGATCCACACAGGAGAAAAACCTTACAAGTGTGATGTCTGTGGCAAAGCATTCAGCTATAGCTCTGGCCTTGCAGTTCATAAAAGCATTCACCCTGGGAAAAAAGCCCATGAATGTAAGGAGTGTGGCAAGTCCTTTAGTTATAACTCACTTCTTCTTCAACATAAGActattcatactggagagagacCTTATGTATGTGATGTGTGTGGGAAAACTTTCAGAAACAATTCAGGCCTCAAGGTCCACAGGCGgcttcatactggagaaaaaccgTATAAGTGTGATGTGTGTGGGAAAGCTTATATCTCACGCTCTAGCcttaaaaatcacaaaggaaTTCATCTAGGGGAGAAACCTTATAAATGTAGCTATTGTGAGAAATCCTTCAACTATAGCTCTGCCCTTGAACAGCATAAAAGGATTCATACAAGGGAGAAGCCCTTTGGGTGTGATGAGTGTGGCAAAGCCTTCAGAAACAATTCAGGTCTTAAAGTACACAAACGAATCCACACTGGGGAGAGACCTtataaatgtgaagaatgtgggaaagcctacATCTCACTCTCAAGCCTTATAAATCATAAAAGTGTACACCCTGGGGAAAAGCCCTTTAAGTGTGATGAGTGTGAGAAAGCCTTCATCACATACCGAACCCTCATGAACCACAAAAAAATTCATCTTGGGGAGAAACCCTATAAATGTGATGTATGTGAGAAATCTTTTAATTACACCTCACTCCTTTCTCAACACAAAAGAGTCCACACTAGAGAGAAACCTTATGAATGTGACAGGTGTGAAAAGGTCTTCAGAAACAACTCAAGCCTTAAAGTTCATAAAAGAATACATACTggggagaaaccctatgaatgtgaTGTGTGTGGAAAAGCCTACATCTCACATTCAAGCCTTATTAACCATAAAAGTACCCATCCTGGTAAGACCCCCTATACATGTGATGAATGTGGAAAAGCTTTTTTCTCAAGCAGAACACTTATAAGCCATAAAAGAGTCCATCTTGGGGAGAAACCCTTCAAATGTGTCGAGTGTGGAAAATCTTTCAGTTACAGCTCACTCCTTTCTCAACATAAGAGGATCCACACAGGGGAGAAACCCTATGTGTGTGATAGGTGTGGGAAGGCATTCAGGAACAGCTCAGGCCTCACGGTGCATAGAAGGATCCACACAggtgagaaaccctatgaatgtgaTCAATGTGGAAAGGCATATATCTCACATTCAAGTCTTATCAACCATAAAAGTGTCCACCGGGGGAAGCAGCCCTATAATTGTGAGTGTGGCAAATCCTTTAATTATAGATCAGTCCTTGACCAACACAAAAGGATCCACACTGGAAAGAAGCCATTCCGATGTAATGAGTGTGGGAAGGCATTTAATATCAGATCAAATCTCACCAAGCATaaaagaattcatactggagaggaAACTTTAAGTGTGATAAATGTGGAAAGTCACAGTAGCACATCCCAGAAGATAACCTACGAGGGAGGGAATGCTCTGGATGGGACCAGGATGAGGATGCCTCTGTGGGAGGCAGAGCTTACCAAGTCTCAAAGAACTCAAATGGAAGAAAAACCTTATGAATGTAAGAATTTCTGA
- the Zfp62 gene encoding zinc finger protein 62 homolog isoform X1 — protein MEQGPDVYGNSILNTDKRCITTYDFGVSHLKTGTEDEESTEKYENIENTESKWPKMEGLHKNLMQESVGETHDWDSKVENQLEKPDWKRMKEDKSGIREKIDKTKNMTNIKTEHDEASEKNLMSSKRVSHQTVPIEQKSSDSKCVENLNGNSHVSLQQNTSAVKKSHKCDECGKSFKYNSRLVQHKIMHTGEKRYECDDCGGTFRSSSSLRVHKRIHTGEKPYKCDECGKAYMSYSSLINHKSTHSGEKNCKCDECGKSFNYSSVLDQHKRIHTGEKPYECGECGKAFRNSSGLRVHKRIHTGEKPYECDICGKTFSNSSGLRVHKRIHTGEKPYECDECGKAFITCRTLLNHKSIHFGDKPYKCDECEKSFNYSSLLIQHKVIHTGEKPYECDECGKAFRNSSGLIVHKRIHTGEKPYKCDVCGKAFSYSSGLAVHKSIHPGKKAHECKECGKSFSYNSLLLQHKTIHTGERPYVCDVCGKTFRNNSGLKVHRRLHTGEKPYKCDVCGKAYISRSSLKNHKGIHLGEKPYKCSYCEKSFNYSSALEQHKRIHTREKPFGCDECGKAFRNNSGLKVHKRIHTGERPYKCEECGKAYISLSSLINHKSVHPGEKPFKCDECEKAFITYRTLMNHKKIHLGEKPYKCDVCEKSFNYTSLLSQHKRVHTREKPYECDRCEKVFRNNSSLKVHKRIHTGEKPYECDVCGKAYISHSSLINHKSTHPGKTPYTCDECGKAFFSSRTLISHKRVHLGEKPFKCVECGKSFSYSSLLSQHKRIHTGEKPYVCDRCGKAFRNSSGLTVHRRIHTGEKPYECDQCGKAYISHSSLINHKSVHRGKQPYNCECGKSFNYRSVLDQHKRIHTGKKPFRCNECGKAFNIRSNLTKHKRIHTGEETLSVINVESHSSTSQKITYEGGNALDGTRMRMPLWEAELTKSQRTQMEEKPYECKNF, from the exons atggagCAGGGACCTGATGTGTATGGAAACAGCATTCTGAACACAGATAAAAGATGCATTACTACTTACGATTTTGGAG TGTCACATTTGAAGACGGGCACTGAGGATGAGGAATCaactgaaaaatatgaaaatattgaaaatacagAATCTAAGTGGCCAAAAATGGAAGGTCTTCACAAGAATCTTATGCAGGAATCTGTTGGTGAAACTCATGATTGGGATAGCAAGGTAGAGAATCAGTTGGAAAAACCTGAttggaaaagaatgaaggaagacaaAAGTGGCATCAGGGAGAAGATTGACAAAACCAAGAACAtgacaaatataaaaacagaacacGATGAGGCATCTGAGAAAAACTTAATGAGCTCAAAACGTGTTTCACATCAGACTGTCCCTATAGAACAGAAAAGCAGTGATAGCAAATGTGTTGAGAACCTTAATGGAAACTCTCATGTGAGCCTACAGCAGAATACCAGTGCTGTTAAGAAATCACATAAATGTGATGAGTGTGGGAAATCCTTTAAATATAATTCCCGCCTTGTTCAACATAAAATTATGCACACAGGGGAAAAGCGCTATGAGTGTGATGATTGTGGAGGAACTTTCCGGAGCAGCTCTAGCCTTCGAGTCCACAAACGGATCCATACTGGGGAGAAGCCGTATAAGTGTGATGAGTGTGGAAAAGCCTACATGTCCTATTCCAGCCTTATAAACCACAAAAGTACCCATTCTGGGGAGAAGAACTGTAAGTGTGATGAATGTGGAAAATCCTTTAATTACAGCTCTGTTTTGGACCAGCATAAAAGGATtcacactggggagaagccctatgaatgtggtgagtgtgggaaggccttcagaAACAGTTCTGGTCTCAGAGTCCACAAAAGGATCCACACAGgcgagaagccctatgaatgtgacatctgtgggaaaaccttcagTAACAGCTCTGGACTGAGGGTCCACAAAAGAATCCATACAGGCGAGAAACCTTATGAATGTGAtgagtgtgggaaggccttcatTACTTGCAGAACACTCCTAAACCATAAAAGCATCCACTTTGGAGATAAACCCTACAAATGTGATGAGTGtgaaaaatcttttaattataGTTCTCTCCTTATTCAACATAAAGTcatccacactggagagaaaccttatgaaTGTGATGAATGTGGAAAGGCCTTCAGGAACAGCTCAGGCCTTATAGTTCATAAAAGGATCCACACAGGAGAAAAACCTTACAAGTGTGATGTCTGTGGCAAAGCATTCAGCTATAGCTCTGGCCTTGCAGTTCATAAAAGCATTCACCCTGGGAAAAAAGCCCATGAATGTAAGGAGTGTGGCAAGTCCTTTAGTTATAACTCACTTCTTCTTCAACATAAGActattcatactggagagagacCTTATGTATGTGATGTGTGTGGGAAAACTTTCAGAAACAATTCAGGCCTCAAGGTCCACAGGCGgcttcatactggagaaaaaccgTATAAGTGTGATGTGTGTGGGAAAGCTTATATCTCACGCTCTAGCcttaaaaatcacaaaggaaTTCATCTAGGGGAGAAACCTTATAAATGTAGCTATTGTGAGAAATCCTTCAACTATAGCTCTGCCCTTGAACAGCATAAAAGGATTCATACAAGGGAGAAGCCCTTTGGGTGTGATGAGTGTGGCAAAGCCTTCAGAAACAATTCAGGTCTTAAAGTACACAAACGAATCCACACTGGGGAGAGACCTtataaatgtgaagaatgtgggaaagcctacATCTCACTCTCAAGCCTTATAAATCATAAAAGTGTACACCCTGGGGAAAAGCCCTTTAAGTGTGATGAGTGTGAGAAAGCCTTCATCACATACCGAACCCTCATGAACCACAAAAAAATTCATCTTGGGGAGAAACCCTATAAATGTGATGTATGTGAGAAATCTTTTAATTACACCTCACTCCTTTCTCAACACAAAAGAGTCCACACTAGAGAGAAACCTTATGAATGTGACAGGTGTGAAAAGGTCTTCAGAAACAACTCAAGCCTTAAAGTTCATAAAAGAATACATACTggggagaaaccctatgaatgtgaTGTGTGTGGAAAAGCCTACATCTCACATTCAAGCCTTATTAACCATAAAAGTACCCATCCTGGTAAGACCCCCTATACATGTGATGAATGTGGAAAAGCTTTTTTCTCAAGCAGAACACTTATAAGCCATAAAAGAGTCCATCTTGGGGAGAAACCCTTCAAATGTGTCGAGTGTGGAAAATCTTTCAGTTACAGCTCACTCCTTTCTCAACATAAGAGGATCCACACAGGGGAGAAACCCTATGTGTGTGATAGGTGTGGGAAGGCATTCAGGAACAGCTCAGGCCTCACGGTGCATAGAAGGATCCACACAggtgagaaaccctatgaatgtgaTCAATGTGGAAAGGCATATATCTCACATTCAAGTCTTATCAACCATAAAAGTGTCCACCGGGGGAAGCAGCCCTATAATTGTGAGTGTGGCAAATCCTTTAATTATAGATCAGTCCTTGACCAACACAAAAGGATCCACACTGGAAAGAAGCCATTCCGATGTAATGAGTGTGGGAAGGCATTTAATATCAGATCAAATCTCACCAAGCATaaaagaattcatactggagaggaAACTTTAAGTGTGATAAATGTGGAAAGTCACAGTAGCACATCCCAGAAGATAACCTACGAGGGAGGGAATGCTCTGGATGGGACCAGGATGAGGATGCCTCTGTGGGAGGCAGAGCTTACCAAGTCTCAAAGAACTCAAATGGAAGAAAAACCTTATGAATGTAAGAATTTCTGA